A genomic region of Barnesiella viscericola DSM 18177 contains the following coding sequences:
- a CDS encoding metal ABC transporter ATP-binding protein, with amino-acid sequence MPLQENKIISIENLWLSYTDKSVLEDINLDIYQGDFLLVSGPNGGGKTSLLRTILGLQKPTRGAIYFFEKGEPVDSLDIGYLPQKNSIDSKFPITVEEVVASGLMGKSAKRPQSVLKREIDYMLDLMGITALRERPIGVLSGGQLQRTLFGRALISHPEMLILDEPSSYIDRQFEVRMVDILRELSSRGTTIMMVSHEIEPFIALSNRNLYIDHTLGDR; translated from the coding sequence ATGCCATTGCAGGAGAATAAAATCATATCCATCGAGAACCTGTGGCTCTCATACACCGACAAGAGTGTGCTCGAAGACATAAACCTGGACATCTACCAGGGTGATTTTCTGCTGGTCTCGGGACCGAACGGCGGGGGAAAGACCTCGCTGCTGCGCACCATACTGGGCTTGCAGAAGCCTACGCGGGGAGCCATCTATTTTTTCGAAAAGGGTGAGCCGGTCGACTCGCTCGACATCGGATACCTGCCCCAGAAAAACAGTATCGACAGCAAATTTCCCATTACCGTAGAAGAGGTCGTAGCCTCGGGTCTCATGGGCAAGAGCGCCAAGCGTCCCCAATCGGTACTGAAACGCGAAATAGACTACATGCTCGACCTCATGGGCATCACGGCACTGCGCGAAAGGCCCATCGGGGTACTCTCGGGCGGACAGTTGCAACGCACTCTTTTCGGCCGGGCACTCATCTCACACCCCGAGATGCTTATCCTGGACGAACCCTCGTCGTATATCGACCGCCAATTCGAGGTGCGCATGGTCGATATTCTTCGGGAGCTGTCGAGCCGGGGTACCACCATCATGATGGTATCGCACGAGATAGAGCCCTTCATCGCCCTGTCGAACCGCAACCTCTACATCGATCACACCCTGGGCGACCGATAA
- a CDS encoding metal ABC transporter solute-binding protein, Zn/Mn family — protein sequence MKKHSFLKYCTYILLAFMTVSCATGNKEQKIVTVTVQPQKYFAEKIAGDRFSINCIVPPGSNPEAYDPSPSHLVYVGKSVAYFKIGHIGFELAWMDKLEQNNPTMKIFDNSEGIDLLTGTHEHGDGDSHHLEADPHTWSSPKNARIIAQNMYEAFVSLDPNGKKVYRENYENLLAEINRVDSIITQRLAPAHGTMFAIYHPSLSYLAKDYHLHQLSLEYNGKEPSAFYLKKAVDVAKENHVKVIFIQQEFDAKQAQSFAQEIDARVVPINPLSYNWSEELLHIADAIAGE from the coding sequence ATGAAAAAACATTCTTTTCTAAAATATTGCACATATATACTGCTCGCTTTCATGACCGTATCGTGTGCGACTGGAAATAAGGAACAAAAGATTGTTACCGTAACCGTACAACCTCAGAAGTATTTTGCCGAGAAGATTGCCGGCGACCGCTTCAGCATCAACTGCATCGTACCCCCGGGCAGCAACCCCGAGGCTTACGATCCCTCGCCATCGCATTTGGTCTATGTGGGCAAAAGCGTTGCCTATTTCAAAATAGGGCACATCGGGTTTGAACTGGCCTGGATGGACAAGCTGGAACAGAACAACCCGACGATGAAGATATTCGACAACTCAGAGGGTATCGATCTGCTCACAGGTACCCATGAGCATGGCGACGGCGACAGCCATCATCTCGAAGCCGACCCCCACACGTGGAGTTCGCCCAAAAACGCACGCATCATTGCCCAAAACATGTACGAAGCCTTTGTGAGCCTCGACCCCAACGGCAAAAAGGTGTATCGTGAGAACTATGAGAATCTGCTTGCCGAGATCAACCGGGTCGACTCGATTATCACGCAGCGGCTCGCACCGGCACATGGCACCATGTTTGCCATCTATCACCCGTCGCTCAGCTATCTGGCCAAGGATTACCACCTGCACCAGCTCAGCCTCGAATACAACGGCAAGGAGCCTTCGGCCTTCTACCTGAAAAAGGCGGTCGACGTAGCCAAAGAGAATCACGTAAAGGTTATCTTTATCCAGCAGGAATTCGATGCCAAACAGGCACAATCCTTTGCCCAGGAAATCGATGCCCGAGTAGTACCTATCAACCCGCTCAGTTACAACTGGAGCGAAGAACTTTTACACATAGCCGATGCCATTGCAGGAGAATAA
- a CDS encoding GNAT family N-acetyltransferase: MIRITPVNPHDVQALDFIERVYTESFPMDERRDFDEVVRLLRENDDFAIVLLCDEKNPVGFISYWPWSDFTYLEHFAIDSRCRGAGYGATAMTELLKQTGKPAVLEVEKPDDELSQRRIRFYQRLGFVLSPRPYTQPPYSPDRHPLELRLMSYGEIDLDPTFDLVVTRIHNRVYGVE, from the coding sequence ATGATACGAATTACCCCTGTCAATCCCCACGACGTGCAAGCACTCGATTTTATCGAACGCGTGTACACCGAGTCATTCCCCATGGACGAACGTCGAGACTTCGACGAGGTAGTGCGACTGTTACGGGAAAACGACGATTTTGCCATCGTACTGCTGTGCGACGAAAAGAATCCGGTAGGATTTATCTCGTACTGGCCATGGAGCGACTTTACCTATTTGGAACACTTTGCCATCGACAGTCGCTGCCGAGGAGCTGGCTATGGAGCCACGGCCATGACCGAACTGCTGAAACAGACCGGGAAACCGGCCGTGCTCGAAGTGGAGAAACCCGACGACGAACTGAGCCAGCGACGCATACGCTTCTATCAGCGACTGGGGTTTGTCTTGTCGCCACGACCCTATACCCAACCACCCTACTCGCCCGACCGGCATCCGCTCGAACTGCGACTCATGTCATACGGGGAGATTGACCTCGACCCAACCTTCGACCTCGTGGTCACTCGCATTCACAACCGAGTTTATGGTGTGGAATAG
- a CDS encoding Lrp/AsnC family transcriptional regulator, protein MGHHQLDELDYKILKLIAANARIPFLEVARECNVSGAAIHQRVQKLTNLGILKGSEFIMDSNKIGFETCAYMGFYLKNPGDFSHVVEELRKIPEVVECHFTTGQYDMFIKLFARNNQHLLEIIHTKLQPIGLSRTETLISFREIFRRQLPIEEVENMD, encoded by the coding sequence ATGGGACATCATCAATTAGACGAATTGGATTATAAGATTCTGAAACTGATAGCAGCCAATGCTCGCATACCTTTCCTCGAAGTGGCACGGGAGTGTAATGTATCGGGAGCCGCTATTCATCAACGAGTGCAAAAACTGACCAATCTGGGTATTCTCAAAGGGTCGGAGTTCATCATGGATTCCAACAAGATTGGATTTGAGACTTGTGCCTATATGGGATTCTATCTGAAAAACCCGGGTGACTTTTCGCATGTGGTCGAAGAGCTTCGCAAAATTCCCGAAGTGGTCGAGTGCCATTTCACGACGGGGCAATACGACATGTTCATCAAACTGTTTGCCCGCAACAATCAGCACCTGCTCGAAATTATTCACACCAAGTTGCAGCCGATAGGGTTGTCGCGCACCGAAACGCTTATCTCCTTCCGCGAGATTTTCAGACGTCAGCTTCCTATCGAAGAGGTGGAGAATATGGATTAA
- the trpS gene encoding tryptophan--tRNA ligase, whose translation MRKEVVVSGIRSTGNLHLGNYYGALRNFVKMQEEDKYNSYFFIADLHALTTHPDPKMLHENVRDILCEYLAAGLDPEKSTLFVQSDVPEISEMYLLMNMHVGIGELMRTASFKDKARKQLGIKTDNDGDIEHEIIGNNTNKRVNAGLLTYPTLMAVDILIQHGNYVPVGKDQEQHLELTRRFARRFNSTYGVEYFEEPQNFNFGSEPIKIPGLDGSGKMGKSEGNCVYLIDDEKTLRKKIMRAVTDEGPKVPNSPKAESVENLFTLLRVVSSSDTVAYFEEKYNTCEIRYGDLKKQLADDILKVTLPIRERFFEIQNDEAYLARVVKMGAEKARETASKTLRDVREIMGFKPF comes from the coding sequence ATGAGAAAAGAAGTTGTAGTAAGTGGCATACGCTCCACGGGAAATTTACATTTGGGAAATTATTACGGTGCATTGCGCAATTTTGTGAAGATGCAGGAAGAGGATAAATACAACAGCTATTTTTTCATAGCCGACCTGCACGCCCTCACGACGCACCCCGATCCCAAGATGCTGCATGAGAACGTGCGCGATATCCTTTGCGAATATCTGGCCGCCGGGCTCGACCCCGAGAAGTCGACCCTGTTTGTGCAGAGCGATGTGCCCGAGATTTCGGAGATGTATCTGCTGATGAATATGCACGTAGGTATCGGTGAGTTGATGCGTACCGCCTCGTTTAAGGACAAGGCCCGCAAACAGCTGGGTATCAAGACCGATAACGACGGCGACATCGAGCACGAGATTATCGGTAACAACACCAACAAACGGGTGAATGCCGGTCTGCTTACATACCCCACGTTGATGGCGGTCGATATTCTTATCCAGCATGGTAACTATGTGCCGGTAGGGAAGGACCAGGAACAACACTTGGAGTTGACCCGCCGCTTTGCCCGTCGCTTCAATTCGACCTACGGGGTGGAGTATTTCGAGGAACCGCAGAATTTCAACTTCGGCAGCGAACCCATCAAAATTCCCGGCCTCGACGGTTCGGGCAAGATGGGTAAGTCGGAAGGCAACTGCGTCTACCTCATTGACGACGAAAAGACCTTGCGCAAGAAGATCATGCGGGCTGTGACCGACGAGGGTCCCAAAGTTCCCAACTCGCCCAAGGCCGAGTCGGTGGAGAACCTCTTCACGTTGCTTCGAGTTGTCTCTTCGTCCGATACGGTAGCCTATTTCGAGGAGAAATACAACACCTGCGAAATCCGCTATGGCGACTTGAAGAAACAGTTGGCCGACGATATTCTCAAAGTAACACTGCCCATTCGGGAGCGCTTCTTCGAGATTCAGAACGACGAGGCCTATCTGGCCCGTGTCGTGAAGATGGGTGCCGAGAAGGCTCGCGAGACGGCCTCGAAAACGCTGCGCGACGTGCGCGAAATCATGGGATTCAAACCTTTTTAA
- a CDS encoding cation diffusion facilitator family transporter, with amino-acid sequence MEPHHHHHVHPTPDLQKLNRSFIIGIVLNIVFVLAEAGAGFYYDSLALLSDAGHNLSDVVSLVLALFALRLSLAKPSLQYTYGYKKSTVLVSLLNAAILFIAVAVILYESIDKLRNPAPLDGGAIAWVAAIGIVVNAFTAYLFFADKSKDLNVKGAYLHMAADTLVSVGVLISGVVIKYTGWDIIDPIIGIVVGLVILYSTWHLLQESLRLALDGVPENIDVQKVEQTLSSDPDVINVHHLHIWAISTTQTALTAHVVVRDILRMHEVKHRLKQALHQLGIDHATFELEVKEEHCDGHCDCCDEHTGCDEDTQPYL; translated from the coding sequence ATGGAACCACATCATCACCATCATGTGCACCCGACGCCCGATTTGCAGAAACTCAATCGGTCGTTCATCATCGGTATCGTGCTGAACATTGTCTTTGTGTTGGCCGAGGCCGGTGCCGGATTCTATTACGATTCACTGGCTCTGCTCTCCGATGCCGGGCATAACCTGAGCGATGTGGTGAGCCTGGTGCTGGCTCTTTTTGCCCTGAGGCTTTCGTTGGCGAAACCCTCGTTGCAATATACCTATGGCTACAAGAAGAGTACCGTACTGGTGTCGCTGCTCAATGCAGCTATCCTTTTCATTGCCGTGGCCGTGATACTCTACGAGAGTATCGACAAGCTGCGCAATCCCGCCCCGCTCGACGGTGGGGCCATTGCCTGGGTGGCTGCGATAGGTATTGTGGTGAATGCCTTTACCGCCTATCTCTTCTTTGCCGACAAGTCGAAAGACCTGAATGTCAAAGGGGCCTATCTGCACATGGCTGCCGACACGCTGGTGTCGGTGGGGGTGTTGATTTCGGGCGTCGTGATCAAGTACACGGGTTGGGATATCATCGACCCCATTATCGGTATCGTGGTGGGGCTGGTTATCCTCTACTCCACCTGGCATCTGTTGCAGGAGAGTCTGCGGCTGGCCCTCGACGGGGTGCCCGAGAATATCGACGTGCAGAAGGTCGAGCAGACGCTCTCGTCCGACCCCGATGTCATCAATGTGCATCACCTGCATATCTGGGCCATCAGTACCACACAGACCGCCTTGACGGCTCATGTGGTCGTGCGCGACATCTTGCGCATGCACGAGGTGAAACACAGGTTGAAGCAGGCTTTGCACCAATTGGGTATCGACCATGCCACCTTTGAACTCGAAGTGAAGGAGGAGCATTGCGACGGCCATTGCGACTGCTGCGACGAGCACACCGGTTGTGACGAAGATACGCAACCCTATTTGTAG
- the dprA gene encoding DNA-processing protein DprA has protein sequence MEPEVLYRIALSRIKGMNKSLAQHIHETVESLELFFSLPENQLRELTGISGRMLQDDIRREAMQKARQEMEFLQKGNITPLYFTDPAYPTRLTECVDAPPLLYYRGTADLNAAKVVSVVGTRRATEYGRSFCEALVRDLAIGFPQLIIVSGLAYGIDICAHRAALKQGLDTVAVLAHGLDHIYPASHRNTAIEMVSHGGLLTEYPGYHPMHPAFFVARNRIVAGLADAVVIVESREKGGALITAGIAESYHRDVFALPGDIHRETSAGCNQLIRRNRAALITSADDLVEAMCWKAPRREAVQRSFFPDLTDEEQTLVDYLKERGEGQINRMTVELDRPLSQLLSVLVELEFKGVVKALPGGVYKL, from the coding sequence ATGGAACCAGAGGTGCTATACCGCATCGCGCTCTCCCGCATCAAGGGAATGAACAAATCGCTGGCTCAGCATATCCACGAGACGGTCGAGAGCCTCGAACTCTTTTTCAGTCTGCCCGAAAACCAACTGCGGGAGCTGACTGGAATCAGCGGCCGCATGCTCCAAGACGACATTCGTCGCGAAGCCATGCAGAAAGCCCGCCAGGAGATGGAGTTTCTCCAAAAGGGGAACATCACCCCGCTCTACTTTACCGACCCGGCCTACCCGACCCGGTTGACCGAGTGTGTCGACGCGCCTCCGCTGCTTTACTACCGGGGTACGGCCGACCTGAATGCGGCCAAGGTGGTGAGTGTGGTAGGCACCCGCAGGGCCACGGAGTATGGCCGGAGTTTCTGCGAAGCACTGGTTCGCGACCTGGCAATCGGCTTTCCCCAACTGATTATCGTGAGCGGGCTGGCCTACGGTATCGACATCTGTGCTCACCGTGCGGCATTGAAGCAGGGACTCGACACGGTGGCCGTACTGGCCCACGGGCTCGACCACATCTACCCGGCCAGCCACCGAAACACAGCCATCGAGATGGTTTCGCACGGTGGGCTCCTCACCGAGTATCCCGGCTATCACCCCATGCACCCGGCCTTCTTCGTGGCCCGCAACCGCATCGTAGCCGGATTGGCCGACGCCGTGGTCATCGTCGAGTCGCGCGAAAAGGGGGGCGCCCTCATCACGGCCGGTATTGCCGAGAGCTATCACCGCGACGTCTTTGCCCTGCCCGGCGATATTCACCGCGAGACCTCGGCCGGCTGCAACCAACTGATTCGCCGCAATCGGGCGGCTCTCATCACCTCGGCCGACGACCTCGTCGAGGCCATGTGCTGGAAGGCGCCGCGTCGCGAGGCGGTGCAACGGTCGTTCTTCCCCGACCTTACCGACGAGGAACAAACTTTGGTCGACTACTTGAAAGAACGGGGCGAAGGGCAGATAAACCGCATGACGGTCGAACTGGACCGCCCCCTGTCGCAACTGCTGTCGGTGCTGGTCGAACTGGAATTCAAGGGAGTTGTCAAGGCACTGCCAGGCGGAGTCTACAAGCTGTAA
- a CDS encoding acyl-CoA thioesterase produces MPHYIFEIEMQVRDYECDMEGIVNNAIYLHYLEHTRHEFLSSTGITFVEMHQQGIDPVVNRIEVNYKAPLRSRDRFVSKLYMRREGIKFVFYQDIYKVSGELCIKAVVEVVATSNGRITRGEEFLPYFEKFLQ; encoded by the coding sequence ATGCCTCATTATATTTTTGAAATAGAGATGCAGGTGCGCGACTACGAATGCGACATGGAGGGCATTGTCAACAACGCCATCTACCTGCATTACCTCGAACACACCCGCCACGAATTTCTGTCGTCTACGGGAATTACGTTTGTTGAGATGCACCAGCAGGGTATCGACCCGGTTGTCAACCGCATCGAAGTCAACTACAAGGCACCGCTGCGCAGCCGCGACCGATTTGTCAGCAAGCTGTACATGCGTCGCGAGGGCATCAAGTTTGTGTTCTATCAAGACATCTACAAAGTGTCGGGCGAACTGTGCATCAAAGCGGTGGTCGAGGTGGTGGCTACCTCGAACGGACGAATCACCCGTGGCGAAGAGTTCCTGCCCTACTTCGAAAAATTCCTGCAATAA
- a CDS encoding carcinine hydrolase/isopenicillin-N N-acyltransferase family protein, with protein sequence MCKRLAIFLLLCLVAGASAWACTSAVVSGRVTPDGRPLLWKHRDSSDLNNRIVRFDAVKGQLSFVGLVNGVDTLAREVWTGYNSAGFAVMNTASYNLKNDTSSLADREGVVMKRALAVCRTVDDFERLLAEWPRPIGVEANFGVIDAEGGAAYFEVNNYEVFRYDAADSPNGYLLRTNYSMSGRPDEGLGYIRYDHAEELFAPVAEQKAVTAEWLTGVCSRSFYHAFLGRDFSGDNWVVDQDFIPRYSTSASLVVEGVRPGESPAFTTMWTVLGYPPCSIVLPVWLGCNSGIPALLQAQGDTVRSSLCEWSNALKQEAFPVKRGSGSHYLHMARLFRSDGSGITQQLLGLEKEVYARSRTLLDEARRSGSWNDRRVERMLGDIEQQVSAFFQQILSDESR encoded by the coding sequence ATGTGTAAACGCTTAGCTATATTTCTCCTGTTGTGTTTGGTGGCCGGGGCTTCGGCCTGGGCCTGTACCTCGGCAGTCGTATCGGGACGGGTGACCCCCGACGGTCGTCCGCTGTTGTGGAAACATCGCGATTCGTCCGACTTGAACAACCGCATCGTGCGTTTCGATGCCGTCAAGGGGCAACTCTCTTTCGTGGGGCTGGTGAACGGGGTCGACACGCTGGCCCGTGAGGTGTGGACCGGTTACAACAGTGCCGGTTTTGCCGTGATGAATACCGCCTCGTATAATCTGAAAAACGACACCTCGTCGCTGGCCGACCGCGAGGGGGTGGTGATGAAGCGCGCTTTGGCCGTGTGCCGCACGGTCGACGACTTTGAACGGCTGCTCGCCGAGTGGCCCCGGCCCATCGGGGTGGAGGCCAACTTCGGGGTGATTGATGCCGAAGGGGGTGCCGCCTATTTCGAGGTGAACAACTACGAGGTGTTCCGTTACGATGCGGCCGATAGTCCCAACGGTTATCTGTTGCGCACCAACTATTCGATGTCGGGTCGTCCCGACGAGGGGCTCGGCTATATCCGCTACGACCACGCCGAGGAGTTGTTTGCTCCTGTGGCGGAACAAAAAGCGGTTACGGCCGAATGGCTCACCGGTGTTTGCTCCCGGTCGTTCTATCACGCTTTTCTGGGGCGCGATTTCTCGGGCGACAACTGGGTGGTCGATCAGGATTTCATTCCGCGATACAGCACCTCGGCCTCGCTGGTGGTCGAGGGGGTAAGGCCCGGTGAGTCGCCCGCCTTTACCACGATGTGGACGGTGTTGGGCTATCCGCCCTGTTCTATCGTGTTGCCGGTATGGCTCGGTTGCAACAGTGGGATACCCGCCTTGTTGCAGGCTCAGGGTGATACGGTGCGTTCGTCTCTGTGCGAGTGGTCCAACGCTTTGAAGCAGGAGGCCTTTCCCGTGAAGCGGGGCAGCGGGTCGCACTATCTGCACATGGCCCGTCTCTTCCGGTCCGATGGTAGCGGCATCACACAACAACTGCTCGGCCTCGAAAAGGAGGTCTATGCCCGCAGTCGCACGCTGCTCGACGAGGCCCGTCGCTCCGGCTCGTGGAACGACCGCCGGGTAGAGCGCATGCTGGGCGACATCGAGCAACAGGTCTCTGCCTTTTTTCAGCAAATCCTGAGTGACGAGAGCCGATAG
- a CDS encoding DUF4954 family protein: protein MTKYRKLNRTEIERLTAQECMADNWNQVHVAEGFSPAYIAHTRFSGEVYLGRFEQEIELPGGLRKHAGLRHVTLHNCTIGNNTLIENIPNYVANYQIGDYCYIQNVNLLLTEGESCFGNNTEVSVLNETGGREVPIYNRLSAQLAYIVAMYRHRPDLIGRLGQMIADYARSVKSTRGTIGNGVHIVNTGTIRNVCIGDACRIEGASRLDNGTINSCTEAPVYIGANVTAEDFIISSGACVSDGVVLSRCFIGQACHLTHLFSAHDSLFFSNCQGENGEACAIFAGPYTVTMHKSSLLIAGMFSFLNAGSGSNQSNHMYKLGPIHQGVVERGSKTTSDSYMLWPAKIGAFSLIMGRHVTHPDTSGMPFSYLIEHGNRSYLVPGANLKSVGTIRDAQKWPKRDRRTDPDKLDCINFNLLSPYTIQKMLQGIDTLQGLKQTSGETSECYSFQSTTIKNSSLEKGINLYTLAVHKFMGNSIIKRLEGTPFADLDDLHSRLQPTDPLGEGEWIDLAGLIIPKQAMQEEIERIVHQSDYTLEAAEAFFRTLHHRYYDMEWTWVCSKMQRWYGKSIDQLTPQDIIGIVRQWNEAVVSLDRMLYDDARKEFSMISRIGFGVDGSASQRDFDFEQVRGEFESDPFVKMVCRHIEEKTALGDELLERLNRLIDKTTDE from the coding sequence ATGACAAAATATCGCAAACTCAACCGCACGGAAATCGAACGGCTCACCGCTCAGGAGTGCATGGCCGACAACTGGAACCAAGTACACGTAGCCGAGGGCTTCTCACCCGCATACATCGCCCACACCCGATTCTCGGGCGAGGTCTATCTGGGACGATTCGAGCAGGAAATCGAGTTGCCGGGAGGATTAAGGAAACACGCCGGATTGCGCCACGTCACCCTGCACAACTGCACAATCGGCAACAATACCCTCATCGAAAACATTCCCAACTATGTGGCCAACTATCAGATAGGCGACTACTGCTACATACAGAATGTCAACCTGCTGCTTACCGAGGGAGAGAGCTGTTTCGGCAACAACACCGAGGTTTCGGTGCTCAACGAGACGGGTGGCCGCGAGGTCCCCATCTACAACCGACTCTCGGCCCAACTGGCCTACATCGTGGCCATGTACCGCCATCGCCCCGACCTCATCGGCCGGCTGGGCCAAATGATAGCCGACTACGCCCGTTCGGTCAAAAGCACCCGCGGCACGATAGGCAACGGTGTCCATATTGTCAACACGGGCACAATACGCAACGTCTGCATCGGCGACGCCTGCCGCATCGAGGGGGCTTCGCGCCTCGACAACGGCACCATCAACAGCTGCACCGAAGCTCCCGTGTACATCGGGGCCAACGTCACGGCCGAAGATTTCATTATCAGTTCGGGAGCCTGCGTGAGCGACGGGGTGGTTCTGTCGCGCTGCTTCATCGGGCAAGCCTGCCACCTCACCCACCTCTTCTCGGCCCACGACTCGCTGTTTTTCAGCAACTGCCAGGGCGAGAACGGCGAGGCCTGTGCCATCTTTGCCGGGCCCTACACGGTGACCATGCACAAGTCAAGTCTGCTCATCGCCGGCATGTTCTCGTTCCTGAACGCCGGCAGCGGCTCGAACCAGAGCAACCACATGTACAAGCTGGGGCCCATTCACCAGGGGGTTGTCGAACGCGGGTCGAAAACCACGAGCGACTCCTACATGCTGTGGCCCGCCAAGATAGGTGCCTTCTCGCTTATCATGGGGCGGCACGTCACCCACCCCGACACCTCGGGCATGCCCTTCTCCTACCTCATCGAGCACGGCAACCGCTCTTACCTCGTACCGGGTGCCAACCTCAAAAGCGTGGGCACCATACGCGATGCCCAGAAATGGCCCAAACGCGACCGGCGCACCGACCCCGACAAACTCGACTGCATCAACTTCAACCTGCTGAGCCCCTACACGATTCAAAAGATGTTGCAGGGTATCGACACCCTGCAAGGGCTTAAACAGACTTCGGGCGAGACCTCGGAGTGCTACTCGTTCCAGAGTACCACCATCAAAAACAGTTCGCTCGAGAAGGGTATCAACCTCTACACCCTGGCCGTGCACAAGTTCATGGGCAACTCGATTATCAAGCGGCTCGAAGGAACCCCCTTTGCCGACCTCGACGACCTGCACAGCCGACTGCAACCCACCGACCCGCTGGGTGAAGGCGAGTGGATAGACCTGGCGGGACTCATCATTCCCAAGCAGGCCATGCAGGAGGAGATTGAGCGCATCGTACACCAGAGCGACTATACGCTCGAAGCGGCCGAAGCCTTCTTCCGCACGCTGCACCACCGCTACTACGACATGGAGTGGACCTGGGTATGCTCGAAGATGCAACGCTGGTACGGCAAGAGCATCGACCAACTCACCCCTCAGGATATCATCGGCATCGTGCGGCAATGGAACGAAGCCGTCGTATCGCTCGACCGCATGCTCTACGACGACGCCCGCAAGGAGTTCTCGATGATTTCACGCATCGGATTCGGCGTCGACGGCTCGGCCAGCCAACGCGATTTCGACTTCGAGCAGGTGCGTGGCGAGTTCGAGAGCGACCCCTTCGTCAAGATGGTATGCCGCCATATCGAGGAGAAAACAGCCCTAGGCGACGAATTGCTCGAACGGCTTAACCGGTTAATAGATAAAACCACCGACGAATAA
- the hflX gene encoding GTPase HflX → MKEFILTQEETERTVLVGLITNTQNEAKANEYLDELAFLAETAGAEPVKKFLQRLDMPNSRTFVGAGKLAEIKNYIDENEIGMVIFDDDLSAKQVQNIEKELQVKILDRTSLILDIFAKRAQTANAKRQVELAQYQYLLPRLTRLWTHLERQRGGIGMRGPGETQIETDRRIILDKISHLKEELKSIDRQKSIQRKNRGKLVRVALVGYTNVGKSTLMNLLAKSEVFAENKLFATLDTTVRKVIVDNLPFLLSDTVGFIRKLPTHLVDSFKSTLDEVREADLLLHVVDISHPAFEEQIEVVNKTLQEVCDSTNKPMILVFNKIDAFSYVEKAADDLTPRTRENISLDELKETWMAKMHDNCIFISAREKKNIDELKALLYQRVKEIHTTRFPYNDFLFQHYDEIATDEEKEES, encoded by the coding sequence ATGAAAGAATTTATCCTAACCCAAGAAGAAACCGAACGCACCGTCCTGGTAGGACTGATTACCAACACCCAGAACGAGGCGAAAGCCAACGAGTACCTCGACGAGCTGGCCTTCCTGGCCGAGACCGCCGGAGCCGAGCCCGTGAAGAAATTCCTGCAACGGCTCGACATGCCCAACTCCCGCACCTTTGTCGGCGCAGGCAAGCTGGCCGAGATAAAAAACTACATCGACGAGAACGAGATAGGTATGGTCATCTTCGACGACGACCTCTCGGCCAAGCAGGTGCAGAACATCGAGAAGGAGCTGCAAGTGAAGATTCTCGACCGCACCAGCCTCATTCTCGACATCTTTGCCAAACGGGCCCAGACGGCCAACGCCAAACGGCAGGTCGAACTGGCTCAATATCAATACCTGCTCCCCCGCCTGACCCGCCTGTGGACTCACCTCGAACGTCAACGGGGCGGTATCGGCATGCGTGGTCCCGGTGAGACGCAAATCGAGACCGACCGCCGTATTATCCTCGACAAGATTTCGCATCTGAAAGAGGAGCTGAAAAGCATCGACCGCCAGAAGAGTATCCAGCGCAAAAACCGCGGCAAACTGGTACGTGTAGCGCTGGTGGGATATACCAACGTGGGCAAGTCGACCCTCATGAACCTGCTGGCCAAAAGCGAGGTCTTTGCCGAGAACAAACTCTTTGCCACCCTCGACACCACGGTGCGCAAGGTGATTGTCGACAACCTGCCCTTCCTGCTCTCCGATACCGTAGGCTTTATCCGCAAACTGCCCACCCACCTGGTCGACTCGTTCAAGTCGACCCTCGACGAGGTGCGCGAAGCCGACCTGCTGCTCCATGTGGTCGACATTTCGCACCCGGCCTTCGAGGAGCAAATCGAGGTGGTGAACAAGACGCTTCAAGAGGTGTGCGACTCGACCAACAAACCCATGATTCTGGTATTCAACAAAATCGATGCCTTCTCCTACGTAGAGAAAGCGGCCGACGACCTCACTCCCCGCACCCGCGAGAACATCTCGCTCGACGAACTGAAAGAGACCTGGATGGCCAAGATGCACGACAACTGCATCTTCATCTCGGCCCGCGAGAAGAAAAACATCGACGAGTTGAAGGCACTGCTCTACCAACGGGTCAAGGAGATACACACCACGCGATTCCCCTACAACGATTTCCTCTTTCAGCACTACGACGAAATCGCTACCGACGAAGAAAAAGAAGAATCCTGA